A window from Herbaspirillum sp. meg3 encodes these proteins:
- a CDS encoding OmpA family protein → MRKLTIGALALALAAAGCADMSATQRGTATGAGVGAGLGGILGAATGGGGGGRTAAGAAIGAGLGAVIGNVWSTRMENQKRAMEQATQGTGVQVTQTQDNRLKLEIPSDISFNTGRADIQPNFRAVLDKFAATLNENPATNVTIIGHTDSTGSDAINNPLSMERAARTRDYLTARGVSPGRFNIDGRGSHEPLVANTTEANRARNRRVEIFVAEPQQR, encoded by the coding sequence ATGCGTAAATTAACTATCGGTGCATTGGCCTTGGCTCTGGCTGCTGCAGGTTGTGCGGACATGTCGGCAACGCAGCGTGGCACCGCAACAGGAGCCGGTGTGGGTGCCGGTCTTGGCGGTATCCTCGGTGCAGCAACGGGAGGTGGCGGTGGCGGTCGTACTGCTGCAGGTGCTGCCATCGGTGCCGGCCTGGGCGCTGTGATCGGCAACGTCTGGTCGACGCGCATGGAAAATCAGAAACGCGCCATGGAGCAAGCAACGCAAGGCACAGGCGTGCAAGTTACGCAGACACAGGACAATCGTCTCAAGCTGGAAATCCCTAGCGATATCTCTTTCAACACCGGTCGCGCCGATATCCAGCCAAACTTCCGTGCGGTGCTGGATAAGTTTGCTGCTACGTTGAACGAAAATCCTGCGACAAATGTGACCATCATCGGCCATACGGACAGTACCGGTAGCGATGCCATCAACAATCCGCTGTCGATGGAACGTGCAGCTCGCACCCGTGATTACCTGACAGCGCGTGGTGTTTCGCCGGGACGTTTCAATATTGACGGCCGTGGTTCGCATGAGCCGCTGGTAGCGAATACCACGGAAGCGAACCGTGCGCGTAATCGTCGTGTGGAAATTTTCGTCGCTGAGCCGCAACAACGTTGA